The Limnospira fusiformis SAG 85.79 genomic interval CTCATATTGTCTCAGATACATGAACACTTCCTGAAAAAAGCGACCATAGAATCCCCTATCCGCCTGCATTTGCGCTTCCACGAACACCAAGGGCAAATCTGGGTCATCCCCCACGGGGGTAAATAAGCCATCAATGCGCTGTTCCTGTTCTTTGACCACCGGAGCGCTATAATCAAATTGGCAGTCCATGGGAATGCCGGGAACCAACTCAGCAATCAGTTCCGGCTGCCATAGAAAAATGCGATAAAATAGTTTGTCAGTTTTCATCTTTTGAGACGGGGCTGTTACTGAGTTAAATTTGATTAAGGCTTTGATTAAGGCGCGCACCTGTTTCCAGAAACCCGGTTTTTTCAAAAAACCGGGTTTCTTAAATTCTGAGTTGGTTTGGGATAAGTTTGTCAGTTTTCATCTGTCTGCAACCAGCGCACTAAATCCTCCATCCCCCGAAAATCTAACAAAGCCTCCGCCAACTCATCCCTTTGACCCGAGTTGAGAGAGATAACCTGTTGCCGTTGCATATCCGACAACTCACCACAGCGACGGGTTAACTGTCGTAACAGCATCTGGGTCTGTGCTTCTTCGCGACCTTCCTGGCGACCTTCCTGGCGACCCTTCTGCAACACATCCCGATAAAACCGGGTATCCTCAAGCCTAACCTGGGTAATATCCAACATTTCCCGTATCTCCTCCAAGCTCAACTCTGGAAACTTACTCGCCATTATACTTTCTACCAAGTCCAACCGTCGCTGAAATACCTCCTCACTCGCCTCCACATTCAACAAATTACGAGCGCTTTCTGGGGTTTCCGACTCCGGCAATACCAACAACCGCAACAACGCCAAATTCGGACTCAAATCCGACCTAGGAATCAGATCTTCGAGATAAAGCCTTTCCACCAAATTATCCAATAGCAGGCGATAGGGAGTCTCCACCCCAAACCCCTGACCGCGACTGGAGAAAATCAATAGCCCCCGCCAAGGTCGGCTCACCTCATATTGTCTCAGATACATGAACACTTCCTGAAAAAAGCGACCATAGAATCCCCTATCCGCCTGCATTTGCGCTTCCACGAACACCAAGGGCAAATCTGGGTCATCCCCCACGGGGGTAAATAAGCCATCAATGCGCTGTTCCTGTTCTTTGACTACCGGAGCGCTATAATCAAATTGGCAGTCCATGGGAATGCCGGGAACCAACTCAGCAATCAGTTCCGGTTGCCATAGAAAAATGCGATAAAATAGTTTGTCAGTTTTCATCTTTTGAGACGGGGCTGGTACTGAGTTAAATTTGATTAAGGCTTTGATTAAGGCGCGCACCTGTTTCCAGAAACCCGGTTTTTTGAAAAAACCGGGTTTCTTAAATTCTGACGACCCGACAATGTTTTTGGGGAAGGCGATCGCCTTTGAGAGTTTGGGGGAAAGCGTGGGAGAGTTTTGGGGAAACCTGGGAGAGGGAAGGGGAAAGCGATCGCCTGGGAGAGGGAAGGGGAAAGCGATCGCCTTTGAGAGTTTGGGGGAAAGCGTGGGAGAGTTTTGGGGAAGCCTTTGAGAGTTTGGGGGAAAGCGATCGCCTTTGAGAGTTTGGGGGAAAGCGTGGGAGAGTTTTGGGGAAGCCTTTGAGAGTTTGGGGGAAAGCGATCGCCTGGGAGAGGGAAGGGGAAAGCGATCGCCTGGGAGAGGGAAGGGGAAAGCGATCGCTATTGTGGTGCGTCAACCGAGAATATTCGGTTAGTATGAAAATTCCCCGGTTCTGACGCACCCTACAATGTGGGTTTTGTCAGTTGTCATCTGTCTGCAACCAGCGCACTAAATCCTCCATCCCCCCAAAATCTAACAAAGCCTCCGCCAACTCATCCCTTTGACCCGAGTTGAGAGATATCACCTGTTGCCGTTGCATATCCGACAACTGACCACAGCGACGGGTTAACAGTCGTAACAGCATCTCCGTCTGTGCTTCTTCGCGACCTTCCTGGCGACCTTCCTGGCGACCTTCCTGGCGACCTTCCTGGCGACCTTCCTGGCGACCCTTCTGCAACACATCCCGATAAAACCGGGTATCCTCAAGCCTAACCTGGGTAATATCCAACATTTCCCGTATCTCCTCCAAACTCAACTCTGGAAACTTACTCGCCATTATACTTTCTACCAAGTCCAACCGTCGCTGAAATACCTCCTCACTCGCCTCCACATTCAACAAATTACGAGCGCTTTCTGGGGTTTCCGACTCCGGTAATACCAACAACCGCAACAACGCCAAATTCGGACTCAAATCCGACCGAGGAATCAGATCTTCGAGATAAAGCCTTTCCACCAAATTATCTAATAGCAGGCGATAGGGAGTCTCCACCCCAAACCCCTGACCGCGACTGGAGAAAATCAATAGCCCCCGCCAAGGTCGGCTCACCTCGTATTGTCTCAGATACATGAACACTTCCTGAAAAAAGCGACCATAGAATCCCTTATCAGCCTGCATTTGTGCTTCCACGAACACCAAGGGCAAATCTGGGTCATCCCCCACGGGGGTAAATAAGCCATCAATGCGCTGTTCTTGTTCTTTGACCACCGGAGCGCTATAATCAAATTGGCAGTCCGTGGGAATGCCGGGAACCAATTCAGCAATCAGTTCCGGCTGCCATAGAAAAATGCGATAAAATAGTTTGTCAGTTTTCATCTTTTGAGACGGGGCTGGTACTGAGTTAAATTTGATTAAGGCTTTGATTAAGGCGCGCTTGTTTCCAGAAACCCGGTTTTTTCAAAAAACCGGGTTTCTTAAATTCTGACGACCCGACAATGTTTTTGGGGAAGGCGATCGCCTTTGAGAGTTTGGGGGAAAGCGTGGGAGAGTTTTGGGGAAGCCTTTGAGAGTTTGGGGGAAAGCGATCGCTATTGTGGTGCGTCAACCGAGAATATTCGGTTAGTATGAAAATTCCCCGGTTCTGACGCACCCTACAATGTGGGTTGGGGATAAGTTTGTCAGTTTTCATCTGTCTGCAACCAGCGCACTAAATCCTCCATCCCCCGAAAATCTAACAAAGCCTCCGCCAACTCATCCCTTTGACCCGAGTTGAGAGATATCACCTGTTGCCGTTGTATATCCGACAACTGACCACAGCGACGGGTTAACAGTCGTAACAGCATCTCCGTCTGTGCTTCTTCGCGACCCTTCTGCAACACATCCCGATAAAACCGGGTATCCTCAAGCTTAACCTGGGTAATATCCAACATTTCCCGTATCTCCTCCAAACTCAACTCTGGAAACTTACTCGCCATTATACTTTCTACCAAATCCAACCGTCGCTGAAATACCTCCTCACTCGCCTCCACATTCAACAAATTACGAGCGCTTTCTGGGGTTTCCGACTCCGGCAATACCAACAACCGCAACAACGCCAAATTCGGACTCAAATCCGACCTAGGAATCAGATCTTCGAGATAAAGCCTTTCCACCAAATTATCCAATAGCAGGCGATAGGGAGTCTCCACCCCCAACCCCTGGCTGCGACTAGAGAAAATCAATAGCCCCCGCCAAGGTCGGCTCACCTCATATTGTCTCAGATACATGAACACTTCCTGAAAAAAGCGACCATAGAATCCCCTATCCGCCTGCATTTGCGCTTCCACGAACACCAAGGGCAAATCTGGGTCATCCCCCACGGGGGTAAATAAGCCATCAATGCGCTGTTCCTGTTCTTTGACCACCGGAGCGCTATAATCAAATTGGCAGTCCATGGGAATGCCGGGAACCAATTCAGCAATCAGTTCCGGTTGCCATAGAAAAATGCGATAAAATAGTTTGTCAGTTTTCATCTTTTGAGACGGGGCTGTTACTGAGTTAAATTTGATTAAGGCTTTGATTAAGGCGATCGCTTGTTTCCAGAAACCCGGTTTTTTGAAAAAACCGGGTTTCTTAAATTCTGAGTTGGTTTGGGATAAGTTTGTCAGTTTTCATCTGTCTGCAACCAGCGCACTAAATCCTCCATCCCCCGAAAATCTAACAAAGCCTCCGCCAACTCATCCCTTTGACCCGAGTTGAGAGATATCACCTGTTGCCGTTGCATATCCGACAACTCACCACAGCGACGGGTTAACAGTCGTAACAGCATCTCCGTCTGTGCTTCTTCGCGACCTTCCTGGCGACCTTCCTGGCGACCTTCCTGGCGACCTTCCTGGCGACCTTCCTGGCGACCTTCCTGGCGACCTTCCTGGCGACCCTTCTGCAACACATCCCGATAAAACCGGGTATCCTCAAGCCTAACCTGGGTAATATCCAACATTTCCCGTATCTCCTCCAAGCTCAACTCTGGAAACTTACTCGCCATTATACTTTCTACCAAGTCCAACCGTCGCTGAAATACCTCCTCACTCGCCTCCACATTCAACAAATTACGAGCGCTTTCTGGGGTTTCCGACTCCGGCAATACCAACAACCGCAACAACGCCAAATTCGGACTCAAATCCGACCTAGGAATCAGATCTTCGAGATAAAGCCTTTCCACCAAATTATCCAATAGCAGGCGATAGGGAGTCTCCACCCCAAACCCCTGACCGCGACTGGAGAAAATCAATAGCCCCCGCCAAGGTCGGCTCACCTCATATTGTCTCAGATACATGAACACTTCCTGAAAAAAGCGACCATAGAATCCCCTATCCGCCTGCATTTGCGCTTCCACGAACACCAAGGGCAAATCTGGGTCATCCCCCACGGGGGTAAATAAGCCATCAATGCGCTGTTCCTGTTCTTTGACTACCGGAGCGCTATAATCAAATTGGCAGTCCATGGGAATGCCGGGAACCAACTCAGCAATCAGTTCCGGTTGCCATAGAAAAATGCGATAAAATAGTTTGTCAGTTTTCATCTTTTGAGACGGGGCTGGTACTGAGTTAAATTTGATTAAGGCTTTGATTAAGGCGCGCACCTGTTTCCAGAAACCCGGTTTTTTCAAAAAACCGGGTTTCTTAAATTCTGAGTTGGTTTGGGATAAGTTTGTCAGTTTTCATCTGTCTGCAACCAGCGCACTAAATCCTCCATCCCCCGAAAATCTAACAAAGCCTCCGCCAACTCATCCCTTTGACCCGAGTTGAGAGATATCACCTGTTGCCGTTGTATATCCGACAACTGACCACAGCGACGGGTTAACAGTCGTAACAGCATCTCCGTCTGTGCTTCTTCGCGACCTTCCTGGCGACCTTCTTCGCGACCTTCCTGGCGACCTTCCTGGCGACCTTCCTGGCGACCTTCCTGGCGACCTTCCTGGCGACCTTCCTGGAAACCTTCCTGGCGACCCTTCTGCAACACATCCCGATAAAACCGGGTATCCTCAAGCCTAACCTGGGTAATATCCAACATTTCCCGTATCTCCTCCAAGCTCAACTCTGGAAACTTACTCGCCATTATACTTTCTACCAAGTCCAACCGTCGCTGAAATACCTCCTCACTCGCCTCCACATTCAACAAATTACGAGCGCTTTCTGGGGTTTCCGACTCCGGCAATACCAACAACCGCAACAACGCCAAATTCGGACTCAAATCCGACCTAGGAATCAGATCTTCGAGATAAAGCCTTTCCACCAAATTATCCAATAGCAGGCGATAGGGAGTCTCCACCCCCAACCCCTGACCGCGACTGGAGAAAATCAATAGCCCCCGCCAAGGTCGGCTCACCTCATATTGTCTCAGATACATGAACACTTCCTGAAAAAAGCGACCATAGAATCCCCTATCCGCCTGCATTTGCGCTTCCACGAACACCAAGGGCAAATCTGGGTCATCCCCCACGGGGGTAAATAAGCCATCAATGCGCTGTTCCTGTTCTTTGACTACCGGAGCGCTATAATCAAATTGGCAGTCCATGGGAATGCCGGGAACTAACTCAGCAATCAGTTCCGGCTGCCATAGAAAAATGCGATAAAATAGTTTGTCAGTTTTCATCTTTTGAGACGGGGCTGGTACTGAGTTAAATTTGATTAAGGCTTTGATTAAGGCGCGCACCTGTTTCCAGAAACCCGGTTTTTTCAAAAAACCGGGTTTCTTAAATTCTGAGTTGGTTTGGGATAAGTTTGTCAGTTTTTATCTGTCTGCAACCAGCGCACTAAATCCTCCATCCCCCCAAAATCTAACAAAGCCTCCGCCAACTCATCCCTTTGACCCGAGTTGAGAGATATCACCTGTTGCCGTTGCATATCCGACAACTCACCACAGCGACGGGTTAACTGTCGTAACAGCATCTCCGTCTGTGCTTCTTCGCGACCTTCCTGGCGACCTTCCTGGCGACCTTCCTGGCGACCTTCCTGGCGACCTTCCTGGCGACCCTTCTGCAACACATCCCGATAAAACCGGGTATCCTCAAGCTTAACCTGGGTAATATCCAACATTTCCCGTATCTCCTCCAAGCTCAACTCTGGAAACTTACTCGCCATTATACTTTCTACCAAGTCCAACCGTCGCTGAAATACCTCCTCACTCGCCTCCACATTCAACAAATCACGAGCGCTTTCTGGGGTTTCCGACTCCGGCAATACCAACAACCGCAACAACGCCAAATTCGGACTCAAATCCGACCTAGGAATCAGATCTTCGAGATAAAGCCTTTCCACCAAATTATCCAATAGCAGGCGATAGGGAGTCTCCACCCCAAACCCCTGACCGCGACTGGAGAAAATCAATAGCCCCCGCCAAGGTCGGCTCACCTCATATTGTCTCAGATACATGAACACTTCCTGAAAAAAGCGGCCATAGAATCCCCTATCCGCCTGCATTTGCGCTTCCACGAACACCAAGGGCAAATCTGGGTCATCCCCCACGGGGGTAAATAAGCCATCAATGCGCTGTTCCTGTTCTTTGACTACCGGAGCGCTATAATCAAATTGGCAGTCCATGGGAATGCCGGGAACCAACTCAGCAATCAGTTCCGGTTGCCATAGAAAAATGCGATAAAATAGTTTGTCAGTTTTCATCTTTTGAGACGGGGCTGGTACTGAGTTAAATTTGATTAAGGCTTTGATTAAGGCGCGCACCTGTTTCCAGAAACCCGGTTTTTTCAAAAAACCGGGTTTCTTAAATTCTGAGTTGGTTTGGGATAAGTTTGTCAGTTTTCATCTGTCTGCAACCAGCGCACTAAATCCTCCATCCCCCGAAAATCTAACAAAGCCTCCGCCAACTCATCCCTTTGACCCGAGTTGAGAGATATCACCTGTTGCCGTTGTATATCCGACAACTGACCACAGCGACGGGTTAACAGTCGTAACAGCATCTCCGTCTGTGCTTCTTCGCGACCTTCCTGGCGACCTTCCTGGCGACCTTCCTGGCGACCTTCCTGGCGACCTTCCTGGCGACCTTCCTGGCGACCTTCCTGGCGACCTTCCTGGCGACCTTCCTGGCGACCCTTCTGCAAGACATCCCGATAAAACCGGGTATCCTCAAGCCTAACCTGGGTAATATCCAACATTTCCCGTATCTCCTCCAAGCTCAACTCTGGAAACTTACTCGCCATTATACTTTCTACCAAGTCCAACCGTCGCTGAAATACCTCCTCACTCGCCTCCACATTCAACAAATTACGAGCGCTTTCTGGGGTTTCCGACTCCGGTAATACCAACAACCGCAACAACGCCAAATTCGGACTCAAATCCGACCGAGGAATCAGATCTTCGAGATAAAGCCTTTCCACCAAATTATCTAATAGCAGGCGATAGGGAGTCTCCACCCCAAACCCCTGACCGCGACTGGAGAAAATCAATAGCCCCCGCCAAGGTCGGCTCACCTCGTATTGTCTCAGATACATGAACACTTCCTGAAAAAAGCGACCATAGAATCCCTTATCAGCCTGCATTTGTGCTTCCACGAACACCAAGGGCAAATCTGGGTCATCCCCCACGGGGGTAAATAAGCCATCAATGCGCTGTTCTTGTTCTTTGACCACCGGAGCGCTATAATCAAATTGGCAGTCCGTGGGAATGCCGGGAACCAATTCAGCAATCAGTTCCGGCTGCCATAGAAAAATGCGATAAAATAGTTTGTCAGTTTTCATCTTTTGAGACGGGGCTGGTACTGAGTTAAATTTGATTAAGGCTTTGATTAAGGCGCGCTTGTTTCCAGAAACCCGGTTTTTTCAAAAAACCGGGTTTCTTAAATTCTGACGACCCGACAATGTTTTTGGGGAAGGCGATCGCCTTTGAGAGTTTGGGGGAAAGCGTGGGAGAGTTTTGGGGAAGCCTTTGAGAGTTTGGGGGAAAGCGATCGCTATTGTGGTGCGTCAACCGAGAATATTCGGTTAGTATGAAAATTCCCCGGTTCTGACGCACCCTACAATGTGGGTTGGGGATAAGTTTGTCAGTTTTCATCTGTCTGCAACCAGCGCACTAAATCCTCCATCCCCCGAAAATCTAACAAAGCCTCCGCCAACTCATCCCTTTGACCCGAGTTAAGAGATATCACCTGTTGCCGTTGCATATCCGACAACTCACCACAGCGACGGGTTAACTGTCGTAACAGCATCTGGGTCTGTGCTTCCTGGAAACCTTCCTGGCGACCCTTCTGCAACACATCCCGATAAAACCGGGTATCCTCAAGCCTAACCTGGGTAATATCCAACATTTCCCGTATCTCCTCCAAGCTCAACTCTGGAAACTTACTCGCCATTATACTTTCTACCAAATCCAACCGTCGCTGAAATACCTCCTCACTCGCCTCCACATTCAACAAATTACGAGCGCTTTCTGGGGTTTCCGACTCCGGTAATACCAACAACCGCAACAACGCCAAATTCGGACTCAAATCCGACCTAGGAATCAGATCTTCGAGATAAAGCCTTTCCACCAAATTATCCAATAGCAGGCGATAGGGAGTCTCCACCCCAAAACCCTGACCGCGACTGGAGAAAATCAATAGCCCCCGCCAAGGTCGGCTCACCTCGTATTGTCTCAGATACATGAACACTTCCTGAAAAAAGCGACCATAGAATCCCCTATCCGCCTGCATTTGCGCTTCCACGAACACCAAGGGCAAATCTGGGTCATCCCCCACGGGGGTAAATAAGCCATCAATGCGCTGTTCCTGTTCTTTGACCACCGGAGCGCTATAATCAAATTGGCAGTCCATGGGAATGCCGGGAACCAACTCAGCAATCAGTTCCGGCTGCCATAGAAAAATGCGATAAAATAGTTTGTCAGTTTTCATCTTTTGAGACGGGGCTGGTACTGAGTTAAATTTGATTAAGGCTTTGATTAAGGCGCGCACCTGTTTCCAGAAACCCGGTTTTTTGAAAAAACCGGGTTTCTTAAATTCTGAGTTGGTTTGGGATAAGTTTGTCAGTTTTCATCTGTCTGCAACCAGCGCACTAAATCCTCCATCCCCCGAAAATCTAACAAAGCCTCCGCCAACTCATCCCTTTGACCCGAGTTGAGAGATATCACCTGTTGCCGTTGCATATCCGACAACTCACCACAGCGACGGGTTAACAGTCGTAACAGCATCTGGGTCTGTGCTTCTTCGCGACCTTCCTGGCGACCTTCCTGGCGACCCTTCTGCAACACATCCCGATAAAACCGGGTATCCTCAAGCCTAACCTGGGTAATATCCAACATTTCCCGTATTTCCTCCAAGCTCAACTCTGGAAACTTACTCGCCATTATACTTTCTACCAAGTCCAACCGTCGCTGAAATACCTCCTCACTCGCCTCCACATTCAACAAATTACGAGCGCTTTCTGGGGTTTCCGACTCCGGCAATACCAACAACCGCAACAACGCCAAATTCGGACTCAAATCCGACCTAGGAATCAGATCTTCGAGATAAAGCCTTTCCACCAAATTATCCAATAGCAGGCGATAGGGAGTCTCCACCCCCAACCCCTGACCGCGACTGGAGAAAATCAATAGCCCCCGCCAAGGTCGGCTCACCTCATATTGTCTCAGATACATGAACACTTCCTGAAAAAAGCGACCATAGAATCCCCTATCCGCCTGCATTTGCGCTTCCACGAACACCAAGGGCAAATCTGGGTCATCCCCCACGGGGGTAAATAAGCCATCAATGCGCTGTTCCTGTTCTTTGACTACCGGAGCGCTATAATCAAATTGGCAGTCCATGGGAATGCCGGGAACCAACTCAGCAATCAGTTCCGGTTGCCATAGAAAAATGCGATAAAATAGTTTGTCAGTTTTCATCTTTTGAGACGGGGCTGGTACTGAGTTAAATTTGATTAAGGCTTTGATTAAGGCGATCGCTTGTTTCCAGAAACCCGGTTTTTTCAAAAAACCGGGTTTCTTAAATTCTGAGTTGGTTTGGGATAAGTTTGTCAGTTTTTATCTGTCTGCAACCAGCGCACTAAATCCTCCATCCCCCCAAAATCTAACAAAGCCTCCGCCAACTCATCCCTTTGACCCGAGTTGAGAGATATCACCTGTTGCCGTTGCATATCCGACAACTGACCACAGCGACGGGTTAACTGTCGTAACAGCATCTCCGTCTGTGCTTCTTCGCGACCTTCCTGGCGACCTTCCTGGCGACCTTCCTGGCGACCTTCCTGGCGACCCTTCTGCAACACATCCCGATAAAACCGGGTATCCTCAAGCCTAACCTGGGTAATATCCAACATTTCCCGTATCTCCTCCAAGCTCAACTCTGGAAACTTACTCGCCATTATACTTTCTACCAAGTCCAACCGTCGCTGAAATACCTCCTCACTCGCCTCCACATTCAACAAATTACGAGCGCTTTCTGGGGTTTCCGACTCCGGCAATACCAACAACCGCAACAACGCCAAATTCGGACTCAAATCCGACCTAGGAATCAGATCTTCGAGATAAAGCCTTTCCACCAAATTATCCAATAGCAGGCGATAGGGAGTCTCCACCCCAAACCCCTGACCGCGACTGGAGAAAATCAATAGCCCCCGCCAAGGTCGGCTCACCTCGTATTGTCTCAGATACATGAACACTTCCTGAAAAAAGCGACCATAGAATCCCCTATCCGCCTGCATTTGCGCTTCCACGAACACCAAGGGCAAATCTGGGTCATCCCCCACGGGGGTAAATAAGCCATCAATGCGCTGTTCCTGTTCTTTGACCACCGGAGCGCTATAATCAAATTGGCAGTCCATGGGAATGCCGGGAACCAACTCAGCAATCAGTTCCGGCTGCCATAGAAAAATGCGATAAAATAGTTTGTCAGTTTTCATCTTTTGAGACGGGGCTGGTACTGAGTTAAATTTGATTAAGGCTTTGATTAAGGCGATCGCTTGTTTCCAGAAACCCGGTTTTTTCAAAAAACCGGGTTTCTTAAATTCTGAGTTGGTTGGGGATAAGTTTGTCAGTTTTTATCTGTCTGCAACCAGCGCACTAAATCCTCCATCCCCCCAAAATCTAACAAAGCCTCCGCCAACTCATCCCTTTGACCCGAGTTGAGAGATATCACCTGTTGCCGTTGCATATCCGACAACTCACCACAGCGACGGGTTAACTGTCGTAACAGCATCTGGGTCTGTGCTTCCTGGAAACCTTCCTGGCGACCTTCCTGGCGACCTTCCTGGCGACCTTCCTGGCGACCCTTCTGCAACACATCCCGATAAAACCGGGTATCCTCAAGCCTAACCTGGGTAATATCCAACATTTCCCGTATCTCCTCCAAACTCAACTCTGGAAACTTACTCGCCATTATACTTTCTACCAAGTCCAACCGTCGCTGAAATACCTCCTCACTCGCCTCCACATTCAACAAATTACGAGCGCTTTCTGGGGTTTCCGACTCCGGCAATACCAACAACCGCAACAACGCCAAATTCGGACTCAAATCCGACCTAGGAATCAGATCTTCGAGATAAAGCCTTTCCACCAAATTATCCAATAGCAGGCGATAGGGAGTCTCCACCCCCAACCCCTGACCGCGACTGGAGAAAATCAATAGCCCCCGCCAAGGTCGGCTCACCTCATATTGTCTCAGATACATGAACACTTCCTGAAAAAAGCGGCCATAGAATCCCCTATCCGCCTGCATTTGCGCTTCCACGAACACCAAGGGCAAATCTGGGTCATCCCCCACGGGGGTAAATAAGCCATCAATGCGCTGTTCTTGTTCTTTGACCACCGGAGCGCTATAATCAAATTGGCAGTCCGTGGGAATGCCGGGAACCAATTCAGCAATCAGTTCCGGCTGCCATAGAAAAATGCGATAAAATAGTTTGTCAGTTTTCATCTTTTGGGACGGGGCTGGTACTGAGTCCAATTTGATTACGGCTGAAAAGATTGTATCATATCGGAGCAGCCCATGCCACATAAAGAAACCTTGTCATCATTTATAAATGCCTGAAATTCAATCTTTCACCACCCCCGTCGTTTTACTCATTTTTAGGCGACCAGATACCACTCAAAAAGTGTTTGATGTGATTCGCCAAGTCAAACCTCAGCAGTTACTGGTGATTGCTGATGGTCCCGAACCCGGCAATGATTTAGAAGCCGAAAAATGCGCCCAAACTCGCGCCATTATTGATACGGTTGAT includes:
- a CDS encoding DUF2887 domain-containing protein, with the protein product MKTDKLFYRIFLWQPELIAELVPGIPMDCQFDYSAPVVKEQEQRIDGLFTPVGDDPDLPLVFVEAQMQADRGFYGRFFQEVFMYLRQYEVSRPWRGLLIFSSRGQGFGVETPYRLLLDNLVERLYLEDLIPRSDLSPNLALLRLLVLPESETPESARNLLNVEASEEVFQRRLDLVESIMASKFPELSLEEIREMLDITQVRLEDTRFYRDVLQKGRQEGRQEGRQEGRQEGRQEGRQEGRQEGREEAQTEMLLRLLTRRCGELSDMQRQQVISLNSGQRDELAEALLDFRGMEDLVRWLQTDEN
- a CDS encoding DUF2887 domain-containing protein — protein: MKTDKLFYRIFLWQPELIAELVPGIPMDCQFDYSAPVVKEQEQRIDGLFTPVGDDPDLPLVFVEAQMQADRGFYGRFFQEVFMYLRQYEVSRPWRGLLIFSSRGQGLGVETPYRLLLDNLVERLYLEDLIPRSDLSPNLALLRLLVLPESETPESARNLLNVEASEEVFQRRLDLVESIMASKFPELSLEEIREMLDITQVRLEDTRFYRDVLQKGRQEGRQEGREEAQTQMLLRLLTRRCGELSDMQRQQVISLNSGQRDELAEALLDFRGMEDLVRWLQTDEN
- a CDS encoding DUF2887 domain-containing protein, with amino-acid sequence MKTDKLFYRIFLWQPELIAELVPGIPMDCQFDYSAPVVKEQEQRIDGLFTPVGDDPDLPLVFVEAQMQADRGFYGRFFQEVFMYLRQYEVSRPWRGLLIFSSRGQGFGVETPYRLLLDNLVERLYLEDLIPRSDLSPNLALLRLLVLPESETPESARNLLNVEASEEVFQRRLDLVESIMASKFPELSLEEIREMLDITQVRLEDTRFYRDVLQKGRQEGRQEGREEAQTQMLLRQLTRRCGELSDMQRQQVISLNSGQRDELAEALLDFRGMEDLVRWLQTDEN
- a CDS encoding DUF2887 domain-containing protein, which codes for MKTDKLFYRIFLWQPELIAELVPGIPMDCQFDYSAPVVKEQEQRIDGLFTPVGDDPDLPLVFVEAQMQADRGFYGRFFQEVFMYLRQYEVSRPWRGLLIFSSRGQGFGVETPYRLLLDNLVERLYLEDLIPRSDLSPNLALLRLLVLPESETPESARNLLNVEASEEVFQRRLDLVESIMASKFPELSLEEIREMLDITQVRLEDTRFYRDVLQKGRQEGFQEAQTQMLLRQLTRRCGELSDMQRQQVISLNSGQRDELAEALLDFRGMEDLVRWLQTDEN
- a CDS encoding DUF2887 domain-containing protein — protein: MKTDKLFYRIFLWQPELIAELVPGIPMDCQFDYSAPVVKEQEQRIDGLFTPVGDDPDLPLVFVEAQMQADRGFYGRFFQEVFMYLRQYEVSRPWRGLLIFSSRGQGFGVETPYRLLLDNLVERLYLEDLIPRSDLSPNLALLRLLVLPESETPESARNLLNVEASEEVFQRRLDLVESIMASKFPELSLEEIREMLDITQVRLEDTRFYRDVLQKGRQEGRQEGRQEGRQEGREEAQTEMLLRQLTRRCGQLSDMQRQQVISLNSGQRDELAEALLDFGGMEDLVRWLQTDKN
- a CDS encoding DUF2887 domain-containing protein; amino-acid sequence: MKTDKLFYRIFLWQPELIAELVPGIPMDCQFDYSAPVVKEQEQRIDGLFTPVGDDPDLPLVFVEAQMQADRGFYGRFFQEVFMYLRQYEVSRPWRGLLIFSSRGQGFGVETPYRLLLDNLVERLYLEDLIPRSDLSPNLALLRLLVLPESETPESARDLLNVEASEEVFQRRLDLVESIMASKFPELSLEEIREMLDITQVKLEDTRFYRDVLQKGRQEGRQEGRQEGRQEGRQEGREEAQTEMLLRQLTRRCGELSDMQRQQVISLNSGQRDELAEALLDFGGMEDLVRWLQTDKN
- a CDS encoding DUF2887 domain-containing protein, whose amino-acid sequence is MKTDKLFYRIFLWQPELIAELVPGIPTDCQFDYSAPVVKEQEQRIDGLFTPVGDDPDLPLVFVEAQMQADKGFYGRFFQEVFMYLRQYEVSRPWRGLLIFSSRGQGFGVETPYRLLLDNLVERLYLEDLIPRSDLSPNLALLRLLVLPESETPESARNLLNVEASEEVFQRRLDLVESIMASKFPELSLEEIREMLDITQVRLEDTRFYRDVLQKGRQEGRQEGRQEGRQEGRQEGRQEGRQEGRQEGRQEGREEAQTEMLLRLLTRRCGQLSDIQRQQVISLNSGQRDELAEALLDFRGMEDLVRWLQTDEN
- a CDS encoding DUF2887 domain-containing protein, with translation MKTDKLFYRIFLWQPELIAELVPGIPMDCQFDYSAPVVKEQEQRIDGLFTPVGDDPDLPLVFVEAQMQADRGFYGRFFQEVFMYLRQYEVSRPWRGLLIFSSRGQGLGVETPYRLLLDNLVERLYLEDLIPRSDLSPNLALLRLLVLPESETPESARNLLNVEASEEVFQRRLDLVESIMASKFPELSLEEIREMLDITQVRLEDTRFYRDVLQKGRQEGFQEGRQEGRQEGRQEGRQEGRQEGREEGRQEGREEAQTEMLLRLLTRRCGQLSDIQRQQVISLNSGQRDELAEALLDFRGMEDLVRWLQTDEN
- a CDS encoding DUF2887 domain-containing protein; translation: MKTDKLFYRIFLWQPELIAELVPGIPTDCQFDYSAPVVKEQEQRIDGLFTPVGDDPDLPLVFVEAQMQADKGFYGRFFQEVFMYLRQYEVSRPWRGLLIFSSRGQGFGVETPYRLLLDNLVERLYLEDLIPRSDLSPNLALLRLLVLPESETPESARNLLNVEASEEVFQRRLDLVESIMASKFPELSLEEIREMLDITQVRLEDTRFYRDVLQKGRQEGRQEGRQEGRQEGRQEGREEAQTEMLLRLLTRRCGQLSDMQRQQVISLNSGQRDELAEALLDFGGMEDLVRWLQTDDN
- a CDS encoding DUF2887 domain-containing protein, translated to MKTDKLFYRIFLWQPELIAELVPGIPMDCQFDYSAPVVKEQEQRIDGLFTPVGDDPDLPLVFVEAQMQADRGFYGRFFQEVFMYLRQYEVSRPWRGLLIFSSRSQGLGVETPYRLLLDNLVERLYLEDLIPRSDLSPNLALLRLLVLPESETPESARNLLNVEASEEVFQRRLDLVESIMASKFPELSLEEIREMLDITQVKLEDTRFYRDVLQKGREEAQTEMLLRLLTRRCGQLSDIQRQQVISLNSGQRDELAEALLDFRGMEDLVRWLQTDEN